Proteins encoded together in one Coffea arabica cultivar ET-39 chromosome 2c, Coffea Arabica ET-39 HiFi, whole genome shotgun sequence window:
- the LOC113725757 gene encoding uncharacterized protein isoform X1 — protein sequence MEDQCSPLNWAFYYQEEQGIDELKHSLLYTTLELETTVLSAREELARKDDELVHLKSLLTKITRERDEAIAKCQRLMLEKLLLQQQQLKQKHVEPAAAAPSSGTTSNEDFEPRRGSDSYAGLSSSDCDENVIASPAGKDSAVLLPLQPVSPPPAFADVTDRIVPKKPLPEKGKFLEAVMEAGPLLKTLLLAGPLPQWQHPPPQLSTIDIPPVTISSSPRPMLLHQDSCLSTCTGGGGGLSKKRVLVNGDQCCDSSPPNSKYQRVVHQSSLTNI from the exons ATGGAAGATCAATGTAGTCCTCTTAATTGGGCTTTCTACTATCAAGAAGAG CAGGGAATTGATGAGTTGAAGCATTCTCTCCTTTACACTACTCTGGAATTGGAAACCACAGTTCTTTCGGCTCGCGAGGAGCTTGCTAGAAAAGATGATGAACTTGTGCACCTCAAATCTCTCTTGACGAAAATCACTAGAGAGAGAGATGAAGCCATAGCAAAATGCCAAAGACTTATGCTGGAAAAACTTCTGCTTCAGCAGCAACAGTTGAAACAAAAACACGTCGAACCAGCTGCTGCTGCACCCTCAAGTGGAACTACTAGCAATGAAGATTTTGAACCAAGAAGGGGATCAGATTCCTATGCAGGACTTTCCTCTTCTGATTGTGATGAAAACGTCATTGCATCCCCTGCAGGTAAGGACTCTGCAGTATTGCTTCCCCTGCAGCCTGTATCACCACCTCCAGCTTTCGCAGACGTGACCGATAGAATTGTTCCCAAAAAGCCATTGCCGGAGAAAGGGAAGTTCTTGGAGGCAGTAATGGAAGCCGGGCCGCTTCTAAAAACACTTCTTTTGGCCGGACCACTTCCTCAGTGGCAGCACCCACCCCCACAACTCAGCACAATTGACATTCCTCCGGTGACCATTTCTTCTTCTCCCAGGCCAATGCTTCTACACCAGGACTCCTGTCTCAGTACTTGTACCGGTGGAGGTGGTGGTTTGAGTAAGAAAAGAGTGCTTGTCAACGGTGATCAATGCTGTGATTCTTCACCACCCAATTCCAAGTATCAAAGAGTTGTTCACCAATCATCATTGACCAACATCTAG
- the LOC113728516 gene encoding uncharacterized protein has protein sequence MSDDPATTTPSSISDDNTDATATTATATATDTAVADDSSYSTKPSRPHITWCDSYTKAQSAVDSLSSILPHVPPSLSSSETPATSLLHDPEIAKEFSRLLRQPDSGLGDNNLCRWLYDTFQTGQPALQLVVLRFLPILAGVYLSRASLHKPLAGFEAVLLALYAHETTVRNGQAITVSIPDLSHSSIYHETTKTPKNTATELNIAVLSPTLEPHGTVRSTRRARIVGVALELYYTKISQIPVDSKIEFCEFCRIWAGEDGDVYKDGENGEMGLPGLDESEGEIEGKKGKGKEGRINLPWELLQPMLRILGHCLMGPDKSKELHEAACCACRSLYARSLHDINPKAILATGSLLRLVNMTSDLDNFDHTDIPQTNLIAL, from the coding sequence ATGTCTGACGACCCCGCCACCACCACTCCCTCGTCGATATCTGATGACAACACAGACGCCACCGCCACCACTGCCACTGCCACTGCCACCGACACCGCCGTAGCGGATGATAGCTCCTACTCCACCAAGCCAAGCAGGCCGCACATAACATGGTGTGATTCCTACACCAAGGCCCAATCAGCCGTAGATTCCCTCTCATCAATCCTTCCCCACGTTCCTCCTTCTCTTTCATCCTCCGAAACTCCAGCAACTTCCCTCCTCCACGATCCCGAAATAGCAAAGGAATTCTCAAGACTCCTCCGCCAACCCGACTCTGGCTTAGGGGACAACAATCTCTGCCGATGGCTCTACGACACCTTTCAAACCGGCCAACCAGCTCTGCAGCTAGTAGTCCTCAGATTCTTGCCCATTCTTGCTGGCGTATACCTTTCTCGAGCTTCTCTTCATAAGCCCTTAGCCGGTTTTGAAGCAGTTCTTTTGGCCCTTTACGCCCACGAAACCACTGTCCGAAACGGCCAGGCAATTACCGTAAGCATCCCTGATCTCTCTCATTCGAGCATTTATCATGAAACTACCAAGACGCCCAAGAACACCGCGACGGAGTTAAACATAGCTGTGCTCTCTCCGACTTTAGAGCCTCATGGTACCGTTCGATCGACGAGGAGGGCAAGGATTGTTGGGGTTGCATTGGAGCTTTATTATACTAAAATCTCGCAGATACCTGTGGAttccaagattgaattttgCGAGTTTTGTCGAATATGGGCCGGTGAAGATGGTGATGTCTACAAAGATGGTGAAAACGGTGAAATGGGACTGCCCGGATTGGACGAAAGTGAAGGAGAAATTGAAGGGAAGAAGGGGAAaggtaaggaggggaggattaATTTGCCATGGGAGCTTTTGCAGCCAATGTTAAGAATTCTAGGGCATTGTTTGATGGGGCCTGATAAGAGTAAGGAGTTGCATGAGGCTGCATGCTGTGCATGTAGGTCTCTTTATGCAAGATCTCTTCATGACATAAATCCTAAAGCAATTTTGGCGACTGGTAGTCTTCTTAGGCTGGTAAACATGACTTCAGATTTGGACAATTTTGATCATACAGACATACCTCAGACTAATCTTATTGCCCTCTAA
- the LOC113725757 gene encoding uncharacterized protein isoform X2, protein MEDQCSPLNWAFYYQEEGIDELKHSLLYTTLELETTVLSAREELARKDDELVHLKSLLTKITRERDEAIAKCQRLMLEKLLLQQQQLKQKHVEPAAAAPSSGTTSNEDFEPRRGSDSYAGLSSSDCDENVIASPAGKDSAVLLPLQPVSPPPAFADVTDRIVPKKPLPEKGKFLEAVMEAGPLLKTLLLAGPLPQWQHPPPQLSTIDIPPVTISSSPRPMLLHQDSCLSTCTGGGGGLSKKRVLVNGDQCCDSSPPNSKYQRVVHQSSLTNI, encoded by the exons ATGGAAGATCAATGTAGTCCTCTTAATTGGGCTTTCTACTATCAAGAAGAG GGAATTGATGAGTTGAAGCATTCTCTCCTTTACACTACTCTGGAATTGGAAACCACAGTTCTTTCGGCTCGCGAGGAGCTTGCTAGAAAAGATGATGAACTTGTGCACCTCAAATCTCTCTTGACGAAAATCACTAGAGAGAGAGATGAAGCCATAGCAAAATGCCAAAGACTTATGCTGGAAAAACTTCTGCTTCAGCAGCAACAGTTGAAACAAAAACACGTCGAACCAGCTGCTGCTGCACCCTCAAGTGGAACTACTAGCAATGAAGATTTTGAACCAAGAAGGGGATCAGATTCCTATGCAGGACTTTCCTCTTCTGATTGTGATGAAAACGTCATTGCATCCCCTGCAGGTAAGGACTCTGCAGTATTGCTTCCCCTGCAGCCTGTATCACCACCTCCAGCTTTCGCAGACGTGACCGATAGAATTGTTCCCAAAAAGCCATTGCCGGAGAAAGGGAAGTTCTTGGAGGCAGTAATGGAAGCCGGGCCGCTTCTAAAAACACTTCTTTTGGCCGGACCACTTCCTCAGTGGCAGCACCCACCCCCACAACTCAGCACAATTGACATTCCTCCGGTGACCATTTCTTCTTCTCCCAGGCCAATGCTTCTACACCAGGACTCCTGTCTCAGTACTTGTACCGGTGGAGGTGGTGGTTTGAGTAAGAAAAGAGTGCTTGTCAACGGTGATCAATGCTGTGATTCTTCACCACCCAATTCCAAGTATCAAAGAGTTGTTCACCAATCATCATTGACCAACATCTAG
- the LOC113725758 gene encoding uncharacterized protein isoform X2, protein MQSIAVLQTENNFATGAQHKIQKATKAPSGNTSRKMLADISNLPQQNKTLIQDGNSQVVPITTKEYVDQLQKENMALMKIVAERNKLIEVTGIELQKLKVNMQKMQIQNLQLAQSNSQMLMDLNSGKDRLKALQHELGCLNGVLKAKNVEVQKLKVQVRKREIVDDEVHKQDSVTCTRRKSARFEREELKPDERLFDMEDVTVSVCQPTQDSLQENVSTAAFNDVHGNEVETKRPCARRQSARFKCEKPKPSDDISDRKDAEISSCLLRDDKMEEEGLNSTSSFKNEEKEGISAPVFDAQGSRRSSMNRPLRQAAKKVQTYKEIPVNIKMRRSE, encoded by the exons CTCAACATAAGATACAAAAAGCAACAAAGGCTCCATCCGGAAACACATCAAGGAAAATGCTTGCAGATATCAGCAACTTGCCTCAGCAAAATAAGACTTTAATACAAGATGGTAATTCTCAAGTTGTGCCAATTACTACTAAAGAGTATGTTGACCAGCTCCAAAAG GAAAACATGGCTCTTATGAAGATAGTAGCAGAAAGAAA TAAACTAATTGAAGTGACTGGGATTGAGTTACAGAAACTGAAGGTAAATATGCAGAAAATGCAGATACAGAACTTGCAGTTAGCTCAATCAAACAGCCAAATGCTgatg GATCTCAATTCTGGTAAAGATAGG CTAAAAGCATTACAACATGAACTTGGATGCCTTAATGGTGTGCTTAAAGCAAAGAATGTTGAAGTTCAG AAACTGAAAGTGCAAGTGAGAAAACGTGAAATAGTTGATGATGAGGTACATAAGCAAGATTCTGT GACATGTACGAGAAGGAAGTCTGCTAGGTTTGAGCGTGAAGAACTAAAACCTGATGAACGTTTGTTTGACATGGAAGATGTGACTGTTTCTGTATGCCAACCAACTCAGGATTCACTTCAAGAAAATGTTTCTACTGCTGCATTCAATGATGTGCATGGAAATGAGGTTGAAACTAAGAG GCCTTGTGCAAGAAGACAGTCCGCTAGGTTTAAATGTGAAAAACCAAAACCTTCTGACGATATTTCTGACAGGAAAGATGCAGAAATTTCTTCATGTTTGTTGAGAGATGATAAGATGGAGGAAGAGGGTTTAAATTCCACAAGCTCATTTAAAAATGAAGAGAAAGAAGGCATTTCTGCTCCTGTATTTGACGCTCAAGGGTCCAGAAGATCTTCCATGAATAGGCCTTTGCGCCAAGCAGCTAAGAAGGTTCAAACTTATAAGGAAATTCCTGTAAATATAAAAATGCGTAGGAGCGAGTGA
- the LOC113725758 gene encoding uncharacterized protein isoform X1, with the protein MQSIAVLQTENNFATGAQHKIQKATKAPSGNTSRKMLADISNLPQQNKTLIQDGNSQVVPITTKEYVDQLQKENMALMKIVAERNKLIEVTGIELQKLKVNMQKMQIQNLQLAQSNSQMLMDLNSGKDRLKALQHELGCLNGVLKAKNVEVQKLKVQVRKREIVDDEVKQSNSDAAEESKLCRNDDKLGNANRRPESKSCSLLAQSKDINENKRTCTRRKSARFEREELKPDERLFDMEDVTVSVCQPTQDSLQENVSTAAFNDVHGNEVETKRPCARRQSARFKCEKPKPSDDISDRKDAEISSCLLRDDKMEEEGLNSTSSFKNEEKEGISAPVFDAQGSRRSSMNRPLRQAAKKVQTYKEIPVNIKMRRSE; encoded by the exons CTCAACATAAGATACAAAAAGCAACAAAGGCTCCATCCGGAAACACATCAAGGAAAATGCTTGCAGATATCAGCAACTTGCCTCAGCAAAATAAGACTTTAATACAAGATGGTAATTCTCAAGTTGTGCCAATTACTACTAAAGAGTATGTTGACCAGCTCCAAAAG GAAAACATGGCTCTTATGAAGATAGTAGCAGAAAGAAA TAAACTAATTGAAGTGACTGGGATTGAGTTACAGAAACTGAAGGTAAATATGCAGAAAATGCAGATACAGAACTTGCAGTTAGCTCAATCAAACAGCCAAATGCTgatg GATCTCAATTCTGGTAAAGATAGG CTAAAAGCATTACAACATGAACTTGGATGCCTTAATGGTGTGCTTAAAGCAAAGAATGTTGAAGTTCAG AAACTGAAAGTGCAAGTGAGAAAACGTGAAATAGTTGATGATGAG GTGAAACAGTCTAATAGTGATGCAGCAGAGGAGTCCAAGCTATGTAGAAATGATGATAAACTTGGAAATGCTAATAGGAGGCCGGAATCAAAGA GCTGTTCTTTACTGGCTCAATCGAAGGATATAAATGAAAATAAGAG GACATGTACGAGAAGGAAGTCTGCTAGGTTTGAGCGTGAAGAACTAAAACCTGATGAACGTTTGTTTGACATGGAAGATGTGACTGTTTCTGTATGCCAACCAACTCAGGATTCACTTCAAGAAAATGTTTCTACTGCTGCATTCAATGATGTGCATGGAAATGAGGTTGAAACTAAGAG GCCTTGTGCAAGAAGACAGTCCGCTAGGTTTAAATGTGAAAAACCAAAACCTTCTGACGATATTTCTGACAGGAAAGATGCAGAAATTTCTTCATGTTTGTTGAGAGATGATAAGATGGAGGAAGAGGGTTTAAATTCCACAAGCTCATTTAAAAATGAAGAGAAAGAAGGCATTTCTGCTCCTGTATTTGACGCTCAAGGGTCCAGAAGATCTTCCATGAATAGGCCTTTGCGCCAAGCAGCTAAGAAGGTTCAAACTTATAAGGAAATTCCTGTAAATATAAAAATGCGTAGGAGCGAGTGA